From the Pseudomonas putida genome, one window contains:
- a CDS encoding CBS domain-containing protein — protein sequence MKTAAQLLKLKVLQNQQVHSIAPDQMVYEALKMMAEKNVGALPVIEEGQVVGVISERDYARKVVLHGRSSVGTPVRAIMSAPVVTADSLQSIEHCMEVMTERHLRHLPVVEGDQLIGLLSIGDLVKEAIVEQADLIRQLEHYIRGH from the coding sequence ATGAAAACAGCCGCACAATTGCTGAAACTGAAGGTCTTGCAAAACCAGCAGGTACATAGCATCGCGCCAGATCAGATGGTGTATGAAGCGCTGAAGATGATGGCGGAAAAAAATGTAGGTGCTTTACCCGTGATCGAGGAAGGGCAGGTGGTCGGAGTTATCAGCGAACGCGACTACGCCCGTAAAGTTGTTCTACACGGGCGATCTTCGGTCGGTACGCCGGTCAGGGCCATTATGAGTGCACCAGTCGTAACGGCAGACAGTCTTCAGAGTATTGAGCACTGCATGGAAGTCATGACCGAAAGACATCTGCGCCATTTACCAGTGGTGGAAGGTGATCAGCTCATTGGCCTCTTATCAATCGGTGATCTGGTGAAAGAGGCCATCGTCGAGCAGGCTGACCTAATCCGGCAATTGGAACACTATATTCGCGGGCACTAA
- a CDS encoding methyl-accepting chemotaxis protein has product MAKLTTARRIVIGFAIAPMVLIGLTFYALHDLATLKDQAMVIVKQDWPKIDPIMVIATGVRDNARNTRDLLIDKENQQAQQAIEATKKRISKALEMLEPLLDSPDGKAAYAALKQNREAYVSAFTQVQVLIRQGAFDDAMTQLKQRVVPAEQQVYKSLDSLIALQGQIFADREKSAQTLYNDAQLNMLGLLAFCLTSVIVAAVIVTRSVTRPLGGEPNDAARVLSQIAQGDLTIQVPLNASTDDSVMMNMHQMQQSLNAMVKHIAASAQRVASSSEELTAVSGQTRSSLQLQGLEIEQAAAAVNQMTAAVDEVARNAVSTSEASRVSEQTALFGREQVRETVSSISTLAEGMTDTSERIQQLAKGVQEISSVLDVIRSIAEQTNLLALNAAIEAARAGDAGRGFAVVADEVRALAHRTQMSTQEIEQMIGNIRLDTVQAVNAMQSSSHLVQSTLEVAQRSGDALDEIARSISQINERNLLIASATEEQALVAREVDRNLVGIRDVSEQVLVGGQQSQAASLELAQMAGALLETVARFRV; this is encoded by the coding sequence ATGGCCAAGTTAACCACGGCACGACGTATTGTTATCGGTTTTGCAATTGCGCCGATGGTTCTGATTGGCCTGACTTTTTATGCGTTGCACGATCTGGCAACGCTGAAAGACCAGGCAATGGTGATCGTTAAACAGGACTGGCCGAAAATTGATCCGATCATGGTCATCGCTACAGGTGTGCGAGACAACGCTAGGAACACGAGGGATTTGCTGATCGACAAGGAGAATCAGCAAGCGCAACAAGCCATTGAGGCCACTAAAAAGCGAATCAGCAAAGCACTCGAAATGCTTGAGCCGTTGCTCGATTCTCCGGATGGCAAGGCTGCCTACGCTGCCCTGAAACAGAACCGCGAGGCATACGTCTCGGCGTTCACCCAGGTGCAGGTGTTGATCAGGCAGGGGGCTTTTGATGACGCGATGACACAGTTAAAACAGCGCGTTGTCCCAGCCGAACAGCAGGTTTATAAAAGCTTGGATTCCTTGATAGCGCTACAAGGGCAGATCTTCGCCGATCGCGAAAAGTCGGCACAGACGCTGTACAACGATGCCCAACTGAACATGTTGGGATTACTCGCGTTTTGCCTGACCTCTGTCATCGTCGCTGCGGTCATAGTGACGCGCAGTGTCACCCGACCTTTGGGTGGCGAGCCCAATGATGCTGCACGGGTACTGAGCCAAATCGCGCAGGGTGATCTGACGATTCAGGTGCCATTGAATGCAAGTACTGACGACAGCGTGATGATGAACATGCACCAGATGCAGCAAAGCTTGAATGCGATGGTGAAACACATCGCGGCGTCGGCCCAACGGGTGGCAAGCTCTTCCGAAGAACTCACCGCGGTAAGTGGCCAGACCCGCAGCAGTCTGCAGCTGCAGGGGCTGGAGATCGAGCAGGCTGCGGCGGCGGTCAATCAAATGACGGCGGCTGTCGATGAGGTCGCACGCAATGCGGTCAGTACCAGTGAAGCGTCAAGGGTGTCCGAGCAAACTGCCCTATTCGGCCGTGAGCAAGTCCGGGAAACGGTGTCTTCTATTAGCACGCTGGCGGAAGGCATGACGGATACCTCGGAGCGTATCCAGCAATTGGCCAAAGGTGTGCAAGAAATCAGCTCGGTACTTGACGTTATTCGTAGCATTGCTGAGCAAACCAATTTGTTGGCCCTCAACGCGGCGATCGAAGCAGCTCGTGCCGGCGACGCCGGACGCGGTTTCGCGGTGGTCGCGGATGAGGTACGGGCTTTGGCCCATCGTACTCAAATGTCGACTCAGGAAATCGAACAGATGATAGGCAATATTCGGCTCGATACAGTGCAGGCTGTTAACGCCATGCAGAGCAGCAGTCATCTGGTGCAGTCGACCCTGGAAGTCGCGCAACGCTCCGGCGATGCGCTGGACGAAATCGCCCGTTCAATCTCGCAGATCAACGAGCGCAATCTGCTGATCGCGAGCGCCACGGAGGAGCAGGCCCTAGTGGCGCGTGAGGTAGATCGAAATTTGGTCGGGATCCGTGACGTGTCCGAACAAGTCTTGGTGGGAGGGCAGCAAAGCCAGGCAGCAAGTTTGGAATTGGCGCAGATGGCAGGAGCCCTGCTTGAAACGGTAGCTCGCTTCAGAGTTTGA